In a single window of the Topomyia yanbarensis strain Yona2022 unplaced genomic scaffold, ASM3024719v1 HiC_scaffold_105, whole genome shotgun sequence genome:
- the LOC131694596 gene encoding uncharacterized protein LOC131694596 → MSRSMTKKSKHNKLLYVRRTNILGSAKLIQDFDENYTAAQANEIPFRLQKLDALWEEFEEVENEIDSLRVGEPVFSEGRSEFQSLFFQLKGSLSSKIPPAPPSPLASPAHMPPPQAIGVRLPEIKIPEFNGNIEDWSNFHDVFDSMIHKNLTLPNIQKLHYLRASLKGDAARIIQSIQTSGNNYPIAWKLITDRFDNTNLLVKQHVSALFNIPPVRKESASGLSDLVDNFERHIQILDTLEDEKDHWNSVIVELLSSRLDPSSQREWESECSEAERPNYKDLVDFVHKRARMLQSLKLSHQNTNTAVDVKQTKVRTFSHVTTSEHVAKCVACNHAHLLFQCDVFRGFSPQQRFDVVKRHGICINCLKGQHFAKNCTGGVCKHCNQKHHTLLHLGPAPSHPSTSGSGHRQIPTGTHKTGSSSHESGQVRSALSQSSPVSLQSFSLNSSSYSPPSVFAPSQTSVSENFVSSPPPTCQTIVPSVPASESTVFLPTALIKVQDVHGSFHFARALLDSGSQPNCISESLCQKLCLKRTKINQPVSGVGQSIVNVRSSAVVNIVSRFGTFSSQLDCLVLPKLTHVLPARTVDIAHWKLSKHLPIADPQFHVTAGVDMLIGAELFIKLLQPEQIHLGSGCPTLQKTALGYVVAGKSSSRQMTPVVCNVASVDDQLDAHLQRFWEIEGFEHGKALTKEEQLCEDHFQSTHSRASDGRYIVRYATRQEKLPLLGDTMSTAQRRFNSLERRFRADHVLHSNYSHFMNDYEQLGHMEEVEFRAAKPQFILPHHAVHHPDSTTTKIRVVFDGSSKSSNHISLNDLLHTGPTVQPTLLSIVLNFRLHRYVASADIEKMFRQILIHPDDRSLQQILWRKSESEPLKLYQLRTVTYGTSAAPFQATRVLNQIAEDEKERFPLAAPVVRSNFYVDNLLFGGNNLNSVVETCNQVIEMLKCGRFNLRQWCANEPGILAHIPPELREPSAALELDRSSSIKTLGLLWFPQQDQFRFKVPSLPPLKTVTKRIVLSEASQLFDPLGLVGPVVASAKIYIQQLWKRELAWDEPLPDELRDWWLAFRSSIDRLKELKITRWVLVSADSSYALHCFCDASEKGYGCCVYIISTDANGSSHSRLLIAKSRVAPVSSVSIPRLELCAAVLGSQLVDTVSQSTQFSGKTTFWTDSAVVLHWILSPPSSWRVFVSNRVAEINRLTKGHQ, encoded by the coding sequence ATGTCACGTTCAATGACCAAAAAGTCAAAGCACAATAAATTATTGTATGTTCGGCGCACCAACATACTTGGTTCGGCCAAATTAATTCAGGACTTTGATGAAAATTATACGGCGGCACAAGCTAATGAAATTCCCTTCCGTTTACAAAAACTCGATGCGCTTTGGGAGGAGTTCGAAGAAGTAGAAAATGAGATTGATTCCCTTCGAGTAGGTGAGCCGGTCTTTTCCGAGGGACGATCCGAATTTCAAAGTCTATTCTTTCAATTGAAAGGATCGTTGTCGAGTAAGATACCCCCTGCACCTCCCAGCCCGTTAGCTTCACCGGCACACATGCCGCCACCTCAGGCTATTGGGGTCCGCCTGCCGGAGATTAAAATCCCCGAATTTAATGGAAACATTGAGGATTGGTCGAACTTCCACGATGTTTTCGACTCAATGATCCATAAGAATCTTACGTTGCCGAATATCCAGAAGCTGCATTACCTTCGCGCTTCACTTAAGGGTGATGCAGCTCGGATAATTCAATCCATTCAAACATCGGGCAACAATTACCCGATTGCATGGAAACTTATAACCGATCGCTTCGATAATACAAATCTACTTGTGAAACAACATGTGTCGGCACTTTTTAACATTCCTCCTGTCCGCAAGGAATCAGCATCAGGTCTATCAGATCTTGTCGACAATTTTGAAAGGCACATACAAATTTTGGACACTCTTGAAGACGAGAAGGACCACTGGAATTCAGTGATAGTGGAACTTCTGAGCAGTCGTTTGGACCCAAGCTCTCAACGAGAATGGGAGTCCGAATGTTCGGAGGCAGAAAGGCCAAATTACAAAGATCTCGTTGATTTCGTTCACAAGCGCGCTAGAATGCTGCAGTCTCTTAAGCTCTCCCACCAAAACACGAATACCGCTGTGGATGTAAAGCAAACGAAAGTTCGCACCTTTTCGCATGTTACCACCTCTGAACACGTCGCCAAATGTGTGGCATGCAATCACGCTCATTTGCTGTTTCAGTGTGATGTTTTTCGTGGATTTTCTCCTCAACAACGATTCGATGTAGTGAAGAGACACGGTATCTGTATCAATTGCCTGAAAGGGCAACACTTCGCTAAAAATTGCACTGGAGGCGTCTGCAAGCATTGCAACCAAAAACATCATACACTTCTTCATCTCGGTCCAGCCCCGTCGCATCCATCAACGTCCGGGTCTGGTCATCGACAAATTCCCACTGGAACTCACAAAACGGGTAGTTCCAGTCACGAGTCGGGCCAAGTCCGATCTGCTCTCTCGCAGTCTTCCCCCGTATCGTTACAATCGTTTTCGTTGAACTCGTCGTCGTACTCGCCGCCGTCGGTTTTCGCGCCTTCCCAGACGTCGGTTTCGGAAAATTTCGTATCATCGCCTCCTCCAACCTGCCAGACAATTGTTCCTTCTGTTCCCGCTTCCGAATCCACTGTATTTCTACCTACCGCACTCATCAAGGTACAAGATGTGCATGGATCATTCCACTTTGCCCGTGCATTATTGGACAGTGGATCGCAACCGAATTGTATTTCGGAATCGCTTTGTCAAAAACTATGCCTAAAGCGCACCAAGATCAACCAACCTGTAAGTGGAGTAGGACAGTCTATCGTGAATGTTCGCAGCAGTGCTGTAGTGAATATTGTTTCTCGTTTCGGAACATTCAGCAGTCAATTAGACTGTCTCGTGCTGCCTAAGCTGACGCACGTCTTGCCAGCCAGGACAGTAGACATCGCCCACTGGAAACTGTCGAAACACCTACCAATTGCTGATCCACAGTTTCACGTTACCGCCGGTGTTGATATGCTGATAGGGGCTGAGCTATTTATTAAGCTCCTTCAGCCAGAGCAGATTCATCTTGGTAGCGGTTGTCCTACTCTTCAGAAAACAGCACTCGGATATGTCGTAGCGGGTAAGTCCAGCTCGCGACAAATGACCCCTGTGGTGTGCAACGTCGCCTCGGTTGATGATCAACTGGATGCTCACCTGCAAagattttgggaaattgagGGATTCGAGCATGGAAAAGCGCTCACTAAGGAGGAACAATTGTGCGAGGACCATTTCCAATCAACACACTCAAGAGCCTCGGATGGTCGCTACATCGTTCGATATGCAACTCGCCAAGAAAAGTTGCCACTGTTGGGCGACACCATGTCAACGGCCCAGCGCCGTTTCAATTCACTCGAGCGTCGTTTTCGCGCAGACCATGTTCTGCACTCGAACTATTCCCACTTCATGAACGACTACGAGCAGCTCGGGCACATGGAGGAGGTGGAATTCCGCGCCGCGAAACCGCAGTTTATCTTGCCCCATCATGCTGTTCACCATCCGGATAGCACGACAACAAAGATCCGAGTAGTCTTCGATGGATCATCGAAAAGCAGTAACCACATATCGCTCAATGACCTTCTACATACTGGGCCAACCGTTCAGCCAACCCTCCTATCGATTGTGCTGAATTTTCGTCTCCATCGCTACGTTGCTTCCGCCGACATTGAGAAAATGTTTCGGCAAATTCTCATCCATCCGGACGATAGATCTCTACAGCAAATCCTTTGGAGGAAATCAGAGTCGGAACCGTTAAAATTGTACCAGCTACGAACCGTCACGTACGGTACATCTGCTGCTCCATTTCAAGCAACGAGGGTATTGAATCAGATCGCCGAGGATGAAAAGGAACGTTTTCCACTGGCCGCGCCCGTGGTGAGATCAAACTTTTATGTCGATAATTTGCTTTTTGGAGGAAACAACCTAAATTCCGTCGTCGAAACCTGCAATCAAGTCATCGAAATGTTGAAGTGTGGGCGATTCAATCTTCGACAATGGTGTGCAAACGAACCAGGAATTCTCGCGCACATTCCGCCTGAGCTTCGTGAACCTTCAGCAGCGCTGGAACTCGATCGCAGCTCATCCATAAAAACTCTCGGATTACTATGGTTCCCTCAACAGGACCAGTTTAGATTCAAGGTACCGTCACTCCCACCCTTGAAGACGGTAACAAAACGTATTGTGCTATCTGAGGCATCCCAACTCTTCGACCCACTGGGACTTGTCGGGCCGGTTGTTGCAAGCGCAAAAATATATATACAGCAGCTTTGGAAGCGCGAACTGGCATGGGACGAGCCACTTCCAGACGAACTAAGGGACTGGTGGTTGGCGTTCCGTTCATCTATCGATAGGTTGAAGGAGTTAAAAATTACTCGATGGGTCTTGGTCTCAGCTGATTCATCATACGCACTGCACTGCTTCTGCGATGCATCAGAAAAGGGCTACGGCTGCTGCGTCTACATAATATCGACCGATGCAAATGGAAGCTCTCACAGTCGTCTGCTCATCGCTAAATCTAGAGTGGCTCCTGTCAGCTCTGTCTCAATTCCTCGTTTGGAATTATGTGCCGCAGTCCTTGGAAGCCAGCTTGTCGACACTGTCAGCCAGTCAACGCAATTTTCGGGCAAGACCACTTTCTGGACAGATTCTGCAGTTGTGTTGCACTGGATACTTTCTCCCCCTTCATCCTGGCGAGTATTTGTGTCCAACCGCGTTGCCGAGATCAATCGGCTCACAAAGGGTCATCAATGA
- the LOC131694598 gene encoding uncharacterized protein LOC131694598, with the protein MRKPTQAVLESRRSCTNYSLRQQHRVRGRESREMRVELKQQLQSAAVQSVLLQRGVQFQFIPPRAAHFGGLWEAAVKAFKHHFYRIMGQTIYVFDDFRTAVAQIESILNSRPLVPMSNHPEDLNALTPGHFLVGESQFSLPEPDHSSTPTNRLKHFQVMQKSVQDLWKRWSRDYIGLLHNRPSRWRSTPDKIETGTMVLLKRDNVPPLLWPLGRVDEVFPGKDGIVRVVNVRTAAGIFQRATTELCILPIEKDDVEAKDETDDNE; encoded by the coding sequence ATGCGTAAACCTACTCAAGCGGTTCTTGAGTCGCGTCGGTCGTGTACGAACTATTCACTGCGACAACAGCACCGCGTTCGTGGGCGCGAATCGCGGGAGATGCGAGTAGAGCTGAAGCAACAGCTCCAATCAGCAGCCGTGCAATCCGTTTTGCTGCAACGAGGCGTCCAATTCCAATTCATACCACCCCGAGCAGCACATTTCGGTGGTCTTTGGGAGGCCGCGGTCAAGGCCTTCAAACATCACTTTTATCGCATCATGGGACAAACGATCTACGTTTTCGATGACTTCCGTACCGCTGTTGCACAAATCGAAAGCATATTAAATTCCCGTCCCCTTGTTCCCATGTCCAATCATCCTGAAGACCTCAATGCCCTGACTCCTGGCCACTTTCTGGTGGGCGAGTCCCAATTCTCACTGCCGGAGCCGGATCACAGCAGCACTCCAACTAATCGATTGAAACACTTCCAGGTCATGCAAAAATCGGTCCAAGATCTTTGGAAGCGGTGGTCAAGGGACTACATTGGGTTGCTTCACAACAGGCCGTCTAGATGGCGATCAACTCCAGACAAAATAGAAACCGGTACTATGGTTCTGCTTAAACGTGACAACGTTCCTCCTTTGCTGTGGCCGTTAGGACGAGTCGACGAAGTTTTCCCTGGAAAAGATGGCATTGTGCGGGTAGTCAATGTCAGGACAGCTGCAGGTATCTTCCAGCGAGCTACAACCGAGCTGTGTATACTGCCCATTGAAAAGGATGACGTAGAAGCAAAGGACGAGACTGACGACAATGAATAG